DNA sequence from the Leptospirillum ferrooxidans C2-3 genome:
GGCCATCTGATAGATCTGCCATCGGACCGTCTGGACCTGGGCCCGCTTGAAGCTCTCGTCCAGAATCTGTCCCCGGAACAGGAGAAAGAGGTTGTAGGCCAGCACTCCGATCCGGAAAAAGATCCCGTTGGCTTTCGTGTCTCCACTGGGCATCCGCTCCATCCCGAACCCGATCTTCAGCTCCTTGATCCGGTTCTCGGAATCCTCTCCCCGCTGCTTGTACCAGGCCACGACCCATTCGGGGATCTCCTTGTGGCTGGTGGCCAGGACCTTGTATCGGACATCGGGAGAAGCCTCTTTTTCTCCTTCCTCCTCCATTCCCGGCAAAGGGGTCTGCACTCGCCGGCGCACCACGATGAGCCGGAAGGCGTTGTGGGTTTTGTTCATCGTGTGCACCGTCTCGGCGATATGACCGTCCTGATAGGGCCTCCAGTCGCTCTCGGGGATCCTTCCGATCGCCTCCCGCACCGCCACATCCAGATCGGCTCCGATCACGAACCGGATTCCCCGCTCCTGGCAGAAATTGATGACGGAGGCCTGGTACGACGCGCTGTCCGCCCGAAACCGGGCGATCCGGATCCCTGCCGGAAGACGCCGGAGGCAGTCCTTCAGAAACGGAACATGGTCCGCTCCCGGAGAGACGTTCCCCTCCCGAAATTCTTCGTGTATCACCATCCCGGAGAGTTCCTTCACGTGCCCCACCAGAGGCATGTACCCCTTCTCCCCCTTGTAGGTCCACAGGGCTTCGGCCTTTTCCGCCACGATCTGGCTGGCATCGATGTCGAGGGTCACCTCCCGGACCCAAGACAGGCCGGCCTTCTTCCACCTCTTCCGAAGTGTCTTGCCCAGAACCGACAGAACCCGGGCGATGACCGACTCCAGTGCCGACAACCCGGTGTCGGAAGCCCCCATCCGCCGGAGCCACCGGCCGAACGCGTCCGTCGACGGCACCTCTCCGATACCAAGAAGCCCCAACAGTCCCTTGTCCCGGGCGATCATCCGAAGGTCACAAAGGCTCCGTCCTCCGCCTTGCAGCATCAGCAACAGGGGGACCACATAGGACGAGGCTCTG
Encoded proteins:
- a CDS encoding IS1380-like element ISLefe1 family transposase; translated protein: MVRQTVLPFKLESTDDTITSQAGLVLFGEFLQSLGLKKKIDRAFGKPGSGAGYRASSYVVPLLLMLQGGGRSLCDLRMIARDKGLLGLLGIGEVPSTDAFGRWLRRMGASDTGLSALESVIARVLSVLGKTLRKRWKKAGLSWVREVTLDIDASQIVAEKAEALWTYKGEKGYMPLVGHVKELSGMVIHEEFREGNVSPGADHVPFLKDCLRRLPAGIRIARFRADSASYQASVINFCQERGIRFVIGADLDVAVREAIGRIPESDWRPYQDGHIAETVHTMNKTHNAFRLIVVRRRVQTPLPGMEEEGEKEASPDVRYKVLATSHKEIPEWVVAWYKQRGEDSENRIKELKIGFGMERMPSGDTKANGIFFRIGVLAYNLFLLFRGQILDESFKRAQVQTVRWQIYQMAGKVVRHAGVLVLKVAEDVLAPFRSFRERCWRLWCREGSP